One Deinococcus sp. LM3 genomic region harbors:
- a CDS encoding fructosamine kinase family protein, translated as MNTVLPDALRPLTPLIEMHLGAAVQGGVRLHGGDISAAYRLRTTRGDFVLKAARPVGPTPAGSQHLPLYAPEAGGLALLRAAGPLAVPDVIAFGDGPGGWQYLLLSYLTPADDTPALHAALGRGLAALHARPAPGFGGTPDNLFGSLPQRNRPAGSAAEFFWCSRLLPQLERAGAALGAADRARFAELRGRLPRLIPPEPPALVHGDLWHGNLLFTARGPALIDPAVAFNHREVDLAAMQLFGGVPGQVFAAYAGALPPAEGWEDRVALWNLYPLLAHVNMFGAGYLSRLREALEASLRLPERWSG; from the coding sequence ATGAACACCGTGCTGCCGGACGCCCTGCGGCCCCTGACCCCCCTGATCGAGATGCACCTGGGCGCGGCGGTGCAGGGTGGCGTGCGCCTGCACGGCGGGGACATCAGCGCCGCGTACCGCCTGCGGACCACGCGCGGCGACTTCGTGCTGAAGGCCGCGCGGCCCGTCGGGCCGACTCCTGCCGGCTCGCAACACCTGCCCCTGTACGCGCCGGAAGCCGGGGGGCTGGCGCTGCTGCGCGCGGCGGGACCGCTGGCCGTGCCGGACGTGATCGCGTTCGGGGACGGGCCGGGCGGCTGGCAGTACCTGCTGCTGTCGTACCTGACGCCCGCCGACGACACACCGGCCCTGCACGCGGCGCTGGGGCGGGGGCTGGCGGCGCTGCATGCGCGGCCCGCGCCGGGGTTCGGGGGCACGCCGGACAACCTGTTCGGGTCACTCCCGCAGCGCAACCGGCCGGCCGGGTCGGCGGCCGAGTTCTTCTGGTGCAGTCGCCTGCTGCCGCAGCTGGAGCGGGCCGGGGCGGCGCTGGGGGCGGCCGACCGGGCACGGTTCGCCGAGCTGCGCGGGCGGTTGCCGCGCCTGATTCCGCCGGAGCCCCCGGCGCTGGTGCACGGGGATCTGTGGCACGGGAACCTGCTGTTCACGGCGCGCGGCCCGGCGCTGATCGATCCGGCCGTGGCGTTCAATCACCGGGAGGTGGATCTGGCCGCCATGCAACTGTTCGGCGGGGTGCCCGGACAGGTGTTCGCCGCCTATGCCGGGGCGCTACCACCTGCCGAGGGCTGGGAGGACCGCGTGGCGCTGTGGAACCTGTACCCGCTGCTGGCGCACGTGAACATGTTCGGGGCGGGGTACCTGTCGCGGCTGCGGGAGGCGCTGGAGGCGTCGCTGCGCCTCCCCGAACGCTGGAGCGGCTGA
- a CDS encoding ribose-phosphate pyrophosphokinase: MPVSHRAPSELLNSRRSPLLVFAGQSNRALAQSICDHLGVPLGRSKTEKFTNDNLIVHYEESLREGDVFIVQTFSTPVSDAIMELMLMIDAAKSASAGRVTAVIPYYSYARSDKKDSPRISIAGRLVADLLQEAGADRILTMTLHAPQVHGFFKVPVDHLSADLVLSQHFKSCVPDAHNGVVLAPDAGSIKRASQIARRLDSGLAMIDKERISDTEVRPRALIGDVDGKTVFIVDDEISTAGSLVETVNIARSMGAKDVYVAVTHGVYTGPAIQRIAGLDVTQVASTNTVHVSQDKQEAAGGKLAVLDVAPLFADAITNIHTGASVSTLFT; encoded by the coding sequence TTGCCCGTTTCACACCGCGCCCCGTCCGAACTGCTGAACAGTCGTCGTTCCCCCCTGCTGGTGTTCGCCGGTCAGAGCAACCGCGCCCTGGCCCAGTCCATCTGCGATCACCTGGGGGTTCCGCTGGGGCGCAGCAAGACCGAGAAGTTCACGAACGACAACCTCATCGTGCACTACGAGGAGTCCCTGCGGGAAGGTGACGTGTTCATCGTGCAGACCTTCAGCACCCCCGTCAGCGACGCCATCATGGAACTGATGCTGATGATCGACGCCGCCAAGAGCGCCAGCGCCGGGCGCGTCACGGCCGTCATCCCGTACTACTCGTACGCGCGCAGCGACAAGAAAGACAGCCCCCGCATCTCCATCGCGGGTCGCCTGGTCGCGGACCTGCTTCAGGAGGCGGGCGCGGACCGCATCCTGACCATGACCCTGCACGCCCCGCAGGTGCACGGCTTCTTCAAGGTGCCGGTCGATCACCTGTCCGCCGATCTGGTCCTCAGCCAGCACTTCAAGAGCTGCGTGCCCGACGCGCACAACGGCGTGGTCCTCGCGCCCGACGCCGGGAGCATCAAGCGCGCCTCTCAGATCGCCCGCCGCCTCGACAGTGGGCTGGCCATGATCGACAAGGAACGCATCTCGGACACCGAGGTCCGCCCCCGCGCCCTGATCGGCGACGTGGACGGCAAGACCGTGTTCATCGTCGACGACGAGATCAGCACCGCCGGGTCGCTGGTCGAGACCGTGAACATCGCCCGCAGCATGGGCGCCAAGGACGTGTACGTGGCCGTCACGCACGGCGTGTACACCGGCCCCGCCATCCAGCGCATCGCGGGCCTGGATGTCACGCAGGTCGCCAGCACGAACACCGTGCACGTCAGCCAGGACAAGCAGGAAGCGGCGGGCGGCAAGCTGGCCGTGCTGGACGTGGCCCCGCTGTTCGCGGACGCCATCACGAACATCCACACCGGCGCGAGCGTCAGCACGCTGTTTACGTAA
- the dnaJ gene encoding molecular chaperone DnaJ, translating to MDYYELLGVARTASADEIKSAYRKLALKYHPDRNKEEGAAEKFTQINEAYAILSDAEKRAHFDRYGSAPGAGMPGGDPFGGMGGAGFDPMDIFEQLFGGAVGGRGGRRGPARGDDLETEAHVTLAQARAGEEIQVSVDRLTACDHCHGTKTEPGGKPPKTCSTCGGAGAVRAQARTIFGVVETQQACPTCRGEGQIVQDPCTVCKGRGRTLKSEKVSVKLPRGIDEGYRIRVSGMGNEGPGGNGDLYVHIEMEKHPELRREQEHLIYAAKIGFAKAALGGQVTVPTLDGPQVVEVKAGTQHGELHRLRGQGMPRLQGSGSGDLIVEYDVIVPKPGQLTPEAREALHAYARAVGDEVNERHEGLLGKVGKIFRGE from the coding sequence ATGGACTACTACGAACTGCTGGGCGTGGCCCGTACGGCGAGTGCCGATGAAATCAAATCCGCTTACCGCAAACTGGCGCTGAAGTACCACCCGGACCGCAACAAGGAAGAGGGCGCGGCCGAGAAGTTCACGCAGATCAACGAGGCGTACGCGATCCTCAGTGACGCCGAGAAACGCGCGCACTTCGACCGGTACGGCAGCGCGCCGGGCGCCGGGATGCCGGGCGGCGATCCGTTCGGCGGGATGGGCGGCGCGGGCTTCGACCCGATGGACATCTTCGAGCAGCTGTTCGGGGGCGCGGTGGGCGGCCGGGGTGGCCGCCGTGGCCCGGCACGCGGCGACGACCTGGAAACCGAGGCGCACGTGACGCTGGCCCAGGCCCGCGCGGGCGAGGAGATTCAGGTCAGCGTGGACCGCCTGACGGCCTGCGATCACTGCCACGGTACGAAAACCGAGCCGGGCGGGAAGCCCCCGAAGACCTGCTCGACCTGTGGCGGCGCGGGCGCGGTGCGGGCGCAGGCGCGCACGATCTTCGGCGTGGTCGAGACGCAGCAGGCGTGCCCCACCTGCCGGGGCGAGGGTCAGATCGTTCAGGACCCCTGCACGGTCTGCAAGGGCCGGGGCCGCACCCTGAAGTCCGAGAAGGTCAGCGTGAAACTCCCCAGGGGGATCGACGAGGGCTACCGCATCCGCGTGAGCGGCATGGGCAACGAGGGTCCGGGCGGGAACGGCGACCTGTACGTGCACATCGAGATGGAAAAACACCCGGAGTTGCGCCGCGAGCAGGAGCACCTGATCTATGCGGCAAAAATCGGGTTCGCGAAGGCCGCGCTGGGCGGGCAGGTCACGGTCCCCACCCTGGACGGCCCGCAGGTGGTCGAGGTGAAGGCCGGCACGCAACACGGCGAACTGCACCGCCTGCGCGGCCAGGGCATGCCGCGCCTCCAGGGATCCGGCAGCGGCGACCTGATCGTCGAGTACGACGTCATCGTGCCGAAACCCGGTCAGTTGACCCCCGAGGCGCGCGAGGCCCTGCACGCCTACGCCCGCGCCGTCGGGGACGAGGTGAACGAGCGGCACGAGGGGCTGCTCGGCAAGGTCGGGAAGATCTTCCGGGGCGAGTAG
- the tatC gene encoding twin-arginine translocase subunit TatC, with protein MSADPNANLKSAPLFDHLDELRKRIVISVIFLAVGLVVAFQYRVQLINLTKVPLNASEQYRGGDVEVVTQGLTDQFVLSLNISFWAGFALALPFILSQVWAFIAPGLYDHERRWALPFIIGAGFSFMGGAVFGYYLVLPTMVGFLLDFLAGTVTPLLNLRDYIGTVTTFLIAFGLSFELPILSVILTRIGIVNHTMLRKGWRIALIVIMIFAAVITPTPDPTSMLMVAVPLYVLYELGVILSRAFRLPPIEESTDETPALGL; from the coding sequence GTGAGCGCCGATCCGAACGCCAACCTGAAAAGCGCGCCGCTGTTCGACCACCTGGACGAACTGCGTAAACGCATCGTGATCAGTGTGATCTTCCTGGCGGTGGGACTGGTCGTGGCCTTTCAGTACCGCGTGCAGCTGATCAACCTGACCAAGGTGCCGCTGAACGCCAGCGAGCAGTACCGCGGCGGAGATGTGGAGGTTGTCACGCAGGGCCTGACCGACCAGTTCGTGCTGTCGCTGAACATCTCGTTCTGGGCCGGGTTCGCGCTGGCGTTGCCGTTCATCCTGTCGCAGGTGTGGGCGTTCATCGCGCCGGGCCTGTACGACCACGAGCGGCGCTGGGCGCTGCCGTTCATCATCGGGGCAGGCTTCTCGTTCATGGGCGGCGCGGTGTTCGGGTACTACCTCGTCCTGCCGACCATGGTGGGGTTCCTGCTGGACTTCCTGGCCGGAACGGTCACGCCGCTGCTGAACCTGCGCGATTACATCGGGACAGTCACGACGTTCCTGATCGCGTTCGGGCTGTCGTTCGAACTGCCGATCCTGTCGGTGATCCTGACCCGCATCGGGATCGTGAATCACACCATGCTGCGTAAGGGCTGGCGCATCGCGCTGATCGTGATCATGATCTTCGCGGCCGTCATCACGCCCACCCCGGACCCCACCAGCATGCTGATGGTCGCCGTGCCGCTGTACGTGCTGTACGAACTCGGCGTGATCCTGTCCCGCGCGTTCCGCCTGCCGCCCATCGAGGAGAGCACCGACGAGACGCCCGCCCTGGGTCTGTAA
- a CDS encoding twin-arginine translocase TatA/TatE family subunit, producing the protein MGPLEIILIVVVIALIFGARKLPELGKGLGQGIKEFKKETHEPVVPVTDVASRQLDPVTGAPIVTEQAAPVTERRN; encoded by the coding sequence ATGGGACCCCTCGAAATCATCCTGATCGTTGTCGTCATCGCCCTGATCTTCGGCGCCCGCAAACTCCCGGAGCTCGGCAAGGGCCTGGGGCAGGGCATCAAGGAATTCAAGAAGGAAACGCACGAACCGGTCGTGCCCGTCACGGACGTCGCCTCGCGTCAGCTGGACCCCGTGACGGGCGCGCCCATCGTCACCGAGCAGGCCGCGCCCGTCACCGAACGGCGCAACTGA
- the tdh gene encoding L-threonine 3-dehydrogenase: MRALSKQHAQEGIWMTEAPVPTPGPNDLLIRVRKGSICGTDVHIYKWDTWAQNTIPVPMIVGHEYVGTVAGMGSEVRGFQIGDRVSGEGHVTCGHCRNCRAGRRHLCRNTLGVGVNRPGSFAEYLVLPAFNAFKLPDDIPDDIAAIFDPFGNAVHTALSFDLVGEDVLITGAGPIGVMAAAVARHVGARNVVITDINDYRLDLARRMGVTRAVNVAHEDLRAVMQELGMTEGFDVGLEMSGSGPAFAQMVDVMNNGGKVALLGIPSGRVDIDWNAVIFKMLTIKGIYGREMFETWYKMAALIQSGLDLTPIITHHYPISEYQKGFDAMLGGQSGKVILNWE, translated from the coding sequence ATGCGCGCCCTGAGCAAACAACACGCCCAGGAGGGCATCTGGATGACCGAGGCGCCGGTCCCCACGCCCGGCCCGAACGACCTGCTCATCCGGGTCCGCAAGGGCAGCATCTGCGGCACCGACGTGCACATCTACAAGTGGGACACCTGGGCGCAGAACACCATCCCCGTGCCCATGATCGTCGGGCACGAGTACGTGGGCACGGTCGCCGGGATGGGAAGCGAGGTGCGCGGCTTCCAGATCGGGGACCGCGTCAGCGGCGAGGGCCACGTCACCTGCGGGCACTGCCGTAACTGCCGCGCCGGCCGCCGCCACCTGTGCCGCAACACCCTGGGCGTCGGCGTGAACCGCCCCGGCTCCTTCGCCGAGTACCTCGTGCTGCCCGCCTTCAACGCCTTCAAACTCCCGGACGACATTCCCGACGACATCGCCGCCATCTTCGACCCCTTCGGGAACGCCGTCCACACCGCCCTGAGCTTCGATCTGGTCGGCGAGGACGTCCTGATCACCGGCGCTGGCCCCATCGGCGTGATGGCCGCCGCCGTCGCCCGGCACGTCGGCGCGCGCAACGTCGTGATCACCGACATCAACGACTACCGCCTGGACCTCGCGCGCCGCATGGGCGTCACCCGCGCCGTGAACGTCGCCCACGAGGACCTGCGCGCCGTCATGCAGGAACTCGGCATGACCGAGGGCTTCGACGTCGGCCTGGAAATGAGCGGATCGGGCCCCGCCTTCGCACAGATGGTGGACGTCATGAACAACGGCGGCAAGGTCGCCCTGCTCGGCATCCCCAGCGGCCGCGTGGACATCGACTGGAACGCCGTCATCTTCAAGATGCTGACCATCAAGGGCATCTACGGCCGCGAGATGTTCGAAACCTGGTACAAGATGGCCGCCCTGATCCAGTCCGGCCTGGACCTGACCCCCATCATCACGCACCACTACCCCATCAGCGAGTACCAGAAAGGCTTCGACGCCATGCTCGGCGGCCAGAGCGGCAAGGTCATCCTGAACTGGGAGTGA
- a CDS encoding NAD(P)/FAD-dependent oxidoreductase: MTAPPAGPPPALDAVIVGAGPNGLSAAVTLARAGLRVQVIEARAQVGGGLSSAPMTLPGFVHDFGSAIHPLAAASPAFRQWPLHAFGLDWIHPDAPVAHPLPGGRSVTLERDLHATADALGRDGPAWVRLMAPLLADWEGLLDDILRPLPRVPRHPLTLARFGVRGLPPAALLGDTLFRTPEARALWAGLAAHSTLPLSTPGTSAMTLVLALLGHAVGWPFPRGGAQALADALRAYLEYLGGTVVTGVTVTDARDLPPARVTLVDSSPAVLLGILGDRAPARYRDALEGYRYGPGIQKFDYALSGPMPWQDPRVARAATVHIGGYAPDIAAAEAAAQTRLHPRPYVLAAQHTLFDPSRAPAGGHTFWAYAHVPNGSNHDAQAQIEGQIDRFAPGWRDLILARTRTTATQLQAFSPVFHGGDVNGGRGDLPGLLARPVLTPTPYRTPVRGVYLCSSATPPGGGIHGMAGHHAALAALQDEFRLKVES; encoded by the coding sequence ATGACCGCTCCCCCCGCAGGACCGCCCCCCGCGCTGGACGCCGTGATCGTCGGGGCCGGACCGAACGGCCTGTCGGCGGCCGTGACCCTGGCCCGCGCGGGCCTGCGCGTGCAGGTGATCGAGGCGCGCGCGCAGGTGGGGGGCGGCCTGAGCAGCGCGCCCATGACCCTGCCCGGCTTCGTGCATGACTTCGGGTCCGCGATTCACCCGCTGGCCGCCGCGAGCCCCGCGTTCCGGCAGTGGCCGCTGCACGCCTTCGGGCTGGACTGGATTCACCCGGACGCGCCCGTGGCGCACCCACTGCCCGGCGGGCGCAGCGTGACGCTGGAACGCGACCTGCACGCCACCGCCGACGCCCTGGGCCGCGACGGCCCGGCCTGGGTGCGCCTGATGGCCCCGCTGCTAGCCGACTGGGAGGGCCTGCTGGACGACATCCTGCGCCCGCTGCCCCGCGTGCCGCGCCACCCGCTGACCCTGGCGCGCTTCGGCGTGCGGGGCCTGCCGCCCGCCGCGCTGCTGGGAGACACCCTGTTCCGCACGCCCGAGGCCCGCGCCCTGTGGGCCGGACTGGCCGCGCACAGCACCCTGCCGCTGAGCACGCCCGGCACGTCCGCCATGACGCTGGTGCTGGCGCTGCTGGGCCACGCGGTCGGCTGGCCGTTCCCGCGCGGCGGCGCGCAGGCGCTGGCCGACGCCCTGCGCGCCTACCTGGAGTACCTGGGCGGCACGGTCGTGACCGGCGTGACCGTCACGGACGCCCGCGACCTGCCACCCGCCCGCGTGACCCTGGTGGACAGCAGTCCCGCCGTGCTGCTGGGCATCCTGGGCGACCGCGCCCCCGCCCGCTACCGCGACGCGCTGGAAGGCTACCGCTACGGCCCGGGCATTCAGAAGTTCGATTACGCCCTGTCCGGCCCCATGCCCTGGCAGGACCCGCGCGTGGCCCGCGCCGCGACCGTCCACATCGGCGGGTACGCGCCGGATATCGCCGCCGCCGAGGCCGCCGCGCAGACCCGCCTGCACCCGCGCCCGTACGTGCTGGCCGCGCAGCACACCCTGTTCGACCCCAGCCGCGCCCCCGCCGGGGGGCACACCTTCTGGGCGTACGCGCACGTCCCAAACGGCAGCAACCACGACGCCCAGGCACAGATCGAGGGTCAGATCGACCGGTTTGCGCCCGGCTGGCGCGACCTTATCCTGGCCCGCACCCGCACGACCGCCACGCAACTCCAGGCCTTCAGCCCGGTCTTTCATGGCGGCGACGTGAACGGCGGGCGCGGCGACCTGCCCGGCCTGCTGGCCCGCCCGGTCCTCACGCCCACCCCGTACCGCACGCCGGTGCGCGGCGTGTACCTGTGCTCCAGCGCCACGCCGCCCGGCGGCGGCATTCACGGCATGGCCGGCCACCACGCGGCGCTGGCCGCCCTACAGGATGAATTCAGGTTGAAAGTCGAAAGTTGA
- the trpS gene encoding tryptophan--tRNA ligase: MEGRPRVLTGDRPTGRLHLGHLAGSLRSRVALQDSHEVFVLVADVQGLTDHFDRPEVLRRNIPEVMLDYLGAGLDPARVTFVRQSGVPELTELTVYLLNLVTVSKLRQNPTVKTEIAQKGFGDSVPAGFFIYPAAQVADIVAFGAQVVPVGEDQLPMLELTREVVRRFNGLYGPATDGTPVLVEPQALLSASPRLPGLDGQAKMGKSLGNAAYLSDPPDELRRRVMGMFTDPAHLHADDPGQVEGNPVFAYLDAFDPDAARVQAMKDHYRAGGLGDVTVKRHLLDVLEAELTPIRERRAACAQDPQAVMDLLRDGTGRGREVAAHTLGQVRAALQLGE, translated from the coding sequence ATGGAGGGGCGGCCGCGTGTGCTGACCGGGGACCGCCCGACGGGACGGTTGCACCTGGGGCATCTGGCGGGATCACTGCGGTCGCGGGTGGCGTTGCAGGACTCGCATGAGGTGTTCGTGCTGGTCGCGGACGTGCAGGGCCTGACCGATCACTTCGACAGGCCGGAGGTGCTGCGCCGCAACATTCCGGAAGTGATGCTGGATTACCTGGGCGCGGGCCTGGACCCGGCGCGGGTGACGTTCGTGCGGCAGTCGGGCGTGCCGGAACTGACCGAGCTGACCGTGTACCTGCTGAATCTGGTGACCGTGTCGAAGCTGCGGCAGAACCCGACCGTGAAGACCGAGATCGCGCAGAAGGGTTTCGGCGATTCGGTTCCGGCAGGGTTTTTCATCTACCCGGCGGCGCAGGTGGCGGACATCGTGGCGTTCGGCGCGCAGGTCGTGCCGGTCGGAGAGGACCAGCTGCCCATGCTGGAACTGACGCGCGAGGTGGTGCGGCGCTTCAACGGGCTGTACGGGCCAGCCACTGACGGGACGCCCGTGCTGGTGGAACCGCAGGCGCTCCTGTCCGCGTCGCCGCGCCTGCCGGGCCTGGACGGGCAGGCGAAGATGGGCAAGAGCCTCGGGAACGCCGCGTACCTGAGCGACCCGCCGGACGAACTGCGCCGCCGGGTGATGGGCATGTTCACGGACCCGGCCCACCTGCACGCCGACGACCCCGGACAGGTCGAGGGCAATCCCGTCTTCGCGTACCTGGACGCCTTCGACCCGGATGCGGCCCGCGTGCAGGCCATGAAGGACCACTACCGCGCCGGGGGCCTGGGCGACGTGACCGTCAAACGGCACCTGCTGGACGTACTGGAGGCCGAACTGACCCCCATCCGTGAACGCCGCGCCGCGTGCGCGCAGGACCCGCAGGCCGTCATGGACCTCCTGCGCGACGGCACCGGGCGGGGCCGCGAGGTCGCCGCGCACACGCTGGGGCAGGTGCGGGCGGCGCTGCAACTGGGGGAGTAG
- a CDS encoding uracil-DNA glycosylase: MTDPAPQQFKSAQSGRLVVPGWMNLVPNRADAVEIQLDVASADLNRVQASLLIEYWATPDDLTLQSVLPVRAFTAAPESWCAFVPAQGRVLVRAIDPQPNPPVLASHWINVDPATPPGTTVNITVNFPAQVTPVQSLLNPN; encoded by the coding sequence ATGACTGATCCCGCTCCGCAGCAGTTCAAGAGTGCCCAGAGTGGCCGCCTGGTGGTTCCCGGCTGGATGAACCTCGTGCCGAACCGCGCGGACGCCGTCGAGATCCAGCTGGACGTGGCCAGCGCCGACCTGAACCGCGTGCAGGCGAGCCTGCTGATCGAGTACTGGGCGACGCCGGACGACCTGACCCTGCAGAGCGTGCTGCCGGTGCGGGCGTTCACGGCCGCGCCGGAAAGCTGGTGCGCGTTCGTGCCGGCGCAGGGGCGCGTGCTGGTGCGCGCCATCGACCCGCAGCCGAACCCGCCGGTCCTGGCGAGCCACTGGATCAACGTGGACCCCGCCACGCCTCCCGGCACGACCGTGAACATCACCGTGAACTTCCCGGCGCAGGTGACGCCGGTGCAGTCGCTCCTGAACCCCAACTGA
- a CDS encoding SDR family oxidoreductase, giving the protein MTLFRLDGRRALVTGGSKGIGLAAAHDLIRMGAHVTVAARGEDALKRAADAIGARWVVADVSTPEGVAAAVAAAGDVDILVSNAGGPAAGLPSGVSEDAWAQGFQTTFMSTVRLANATVPGMRSRGWGRVIAITSLTVGRPSPTLPVSNALRAGVTNYLRTLALEVAPDGVTCNTVAPGYTATERLRQLHADPQDAQKLAARIPARRFGEPNEVAAAVAFLASKEAAYITGQELLVDGGWSI; this is encoded by the coding sequence ATGACGCTGTTTCGACTGGACGGCAGGCGCGCGCTGGTGACGGGTGGCAGTAAGGGGATCGGGCTGGCGGCAGCGCACGACCTGATCCGCATGGGGGCGCACGTGACGGTCGCGGCGCGCGGCGAGGACGCCCTGAAACGCGCCGCCGACGCCATCGGGGCGCGCTGGGTGGTCGCGGATGTCAGCACCCCGGAGGGTGTGGCGGCGGCCGTGGCGGCGGCGGGTGACGTGGACATCCTGGTCAGCAACGCGGGCGGCCCGGCGGCCGGACTGCCCAGCGGCGTCAGCGAGGACGCCTGGGCGCAGGGCTTCCAGACGACCTTCATGAGCACCGTGCGGCTGGCGAACGCCACCGTGCCGGGCATGCGTTCACGCGGCTGGGGGCGGGTGATCGCCATCACGAGCCTGACGGTGGGCCGCCCCTCACCCACCCTGCCGGTCAGTAACGCGTTGCGGGCCGGGGTGACCAATTACCTGCGGACGCTGGCGCTGGAGGTCGCCCCGGACGGCGTGACCTGCAACACGGTCGCGCCCGGCTACACCGCCACCGAGCGGCTGCGGCAACTGCACGCCGACCCGCAGGACGCGCAGAAGCTCGCGGCGCGCATCCCGGCCCGGCGCTTCGGCGAGCCGAACGAGGTGGCGGCCGCCGTGGCGTTCCTGGCCTCGAAGGAAGCCGCGTACATCACCGGTCAGGAACTGCTGGTGGACGGTGGCTGGAGCATCTGA
- the mqnB gene encoding futalosine hydrolase codes for MTHPDSTLLAALIVVATPGEAAHLTPLTGAFRERLRVQVTVSGVGPVAAALATQRALLSAPYALAISAGIGGAYPASGLAPGDLAVSSRIIQADLGAWDDGQFLNFTALGLSVLPGPLESPEPHADPDVQAGHFPAWEKAAQVAARAGAQLGPLLTLGSVTGDHAAARHLQARYPGALTEGMEGAGVAHAALLAGVPSLEVRGVSNPVGPRDRAAWRIPQALAATRRGVEAALLTLLD; via the coding sequence ATGACCCACCCGGACTCCACACTCCTGGCCGCGCTGATCGTGGTCGCCACGCCCGGCGAGGCCGCGCACCTGACCCCCCTGACCGGCGCGTTCCGGGAGCGGCTGCGCGTGCAGGTCACGGTCAGCGGCGTGGGGCCGGTCGCGGCCGCCCTCGCCACGCAACGCGCCCTGCTGAGCGCCCCGTACGCCCTGGCGATCAGCGCCGGGATCGGCGGCGCGTACCCCGCCTCAGGCCTCGCGCCGGGCGACCTGGCGGTGTCCAGCCGCATCATCCAGGCGGACCTGGGCGCCTGGGACGACGGGCAGTTCCTGAACTTCACGGCGCTGGGCCTGTCCGTATTGCCCGGACCACTGGAGTCACCTGAACCCCACGCTGATCCAGATGTGCAGGCCGGGCACTTTCCCGCCTGGGAGAAGGCCGCGCAGGTCGCCGCGCGCGCCGGGGCGCAGCTGGGGCCGCTGCTGACGCTGGGCAGCGTCACGGGCGACCACGCGGCGGCGCGGCACCTCCAGGCCCGGTACCCCGGCGCCCTCACCGAGGGCATGGAGGGGGCCGGGGTGGCGCACGCCGCGCTGCTGGCGGGCGTGCCCAGCCTGGAAGTGCGCGGCGTGAGCAACCCCGTCGGCCCCCGCGACCGCGCCGCGTGGCGCATCCCGCAGGCACTGGCCGCGACCCGCCGGGGCGTGGAGGCCGCGCTGCTGACCCTGCTCGACTGA
- a CDS encoding VOC family protein → MTAAPTLPVLPASTHVGAVHLNVRDLPGLTHFYADLLGLDVLWPDSTQAVLAAHGTPLLHLHAAPDLPRAPVSRPGLYHTAFLLPTRADLGRWLAHAARLGHRIGSGDHLVSEAFYLSDPEGNGTEVYADRPRDTWTWRDGQVQMGTNAVDAAGVLQAAGIDPATLDGAAPFSAPAGTTVGHVHLKVGSAAQAARWYAETLGLDVVADLGSAAFLSWGGYHHHIGLNEWHSAGQPTPAAPAAGLRALTVQTPDLNALRAHLHGRPDVQTAPDALTLTDPWGNRVIVTPG, encoded by the coding sequence ATGACTGCCGCCCCCACCCTGCCCGTCCTGCCCGCCAGCACCCACGTCGGCGCCGTGCACCTGAACGTCCGCGACCTGCCGGGCCTCACGCACTTCTACGCCGACCTGCTGGGCCTGGACGTCCTCTGGCCTGACTCCACCCAGGCGGTCCTGGCCGCCCACGGCACACCGCTGCTGCACCTGCACGCCGCGCCGGACCTGCCCCGCGCGCCGGTCAGCCGCCCCGGCCTGTACCACACCGCCTTCCTGCTTCCCACGCGCGCCGACCTGGGCCGCTGGCTGGCACACGCCGCGCGGCTGGGCCACCGCATCGGCAGCGGCGACCACCTCGTCAGCGAGGCCTTCTACCTGAGCGACCCCGAAGGCAACGGCACCGAGGTCTACGCCGACCGTCCCCGCGACACCTGGACGTGGCGGGACGGACAGGTGCAGATGGGCACGAACGCCGTGGACGCCGCCGGGGTCCTCCAGGCGGCCGGGATTGACCCCGCCACCCTGGACGGCGCCGCACCCTTCAGCGCCCCCGCCGGAACCACCGTCGGGCACGTGCACCTGAAAGTCGGCAGCGCCGCGCAGGCCGCCCGCTGGTACGCGGAGACCCTGGGCCTGGACGTGGTGGCGGACCTGGGCAGCGCCGCCTTCCTGTCCTGGGGCGGCTACCACCACCACATCGGCCTGAACGAATGGCACAGCGCCGGGCAGCCCACCCCCGCCGCGCCCGCCGCCGGCCTGCGCGCCCTGACCGTGCAGACCCCGGACCTGAACGCCCTGCGCGCCCACCTGCATGGCCGCCCGGACGTGCAGACCGCCCCGGACGCCCTGACCCTCACCGACCCCTGGGGCAACCGCGTAATCGTGACGCCGGGCTGA